The following are encoded in a window of Bacillus xiapuensis genomic DNA:
- a CDS encoding aminotransferase class I/II-fold pyridoxal phosphate-dependent enzyme, whose product MKMDHSAAPLYEALCLYEDCKRISLHVPGHKDGRVFDETALERFSGILKIDATESKGIDDLHHPTDFIKEAQQLAADAFGADHTFFLVGGSTIGNIAVALSLCAPGDKILVQRNMHKSVFHGLTLAGAQPVFIAPGVESATKAAKVSDFGYIEKALKENQNVKGLWITNPNYYGMSQDISVLAEMCHRKHVPLIVDEAHGAHFGQANPVPPSALSKGADIVVQSTHKMLTAMTMASMLHVKGHLVSQKRLAQVLGMLQSTSPSYPLLASLDLARRYLVTKGRSFLQDTAERLEKKRLDLTPKLKTLTIWGGSEEVDYRDPLKWIISCRSQAATGYQLLDLFYQLGCTAEISDPQNIVFLFSINEQEKDMDQVVNAIMELDHNLNKQQLVEPQKLTHTMLFAEEGALLQPPISLGEAFQMPRKKVALEDAGGALCGEMILPYPPGIPLLIPGEEITSAHIQTIRQLKEMGAYFQSPSDVTLKSILILDQTI is encoded by the coding sequence ATGAAAATGGATCATTCCGCGGCCCCTTTATATGAAGCGCTTTGTTTATATGAAGACTGTAAACGCATCTCCTTACACGTGCCAGGGCATAAGGATGGTCGCGTATTTGACGAAACCGCACTGGAGCGTTTCTCCGGCATCTTAAAAATCGATGCCACCGAATCAAAAGGAATTGATGACCTTCACCATCCAACAGATTTTATCAAAGAGGCTCAGCAATTAGCGGCAGATGCCTTTGGAGCGGATCACACCTTTTTTCTTGTAGGCGGAAGCACCATCGGAAATATTGCAGTTGCCCTGTCTCTATGCGCTCCCGGCGACAAAATCCTTGTTCAGCGGAATATGCATAAATCTGTCTTTCATGGATTGACGCTGGCGGGCGCTCAGCCGGTTTTTATCGCTCCTGGCGTAGAATCAGCGACCAAAGCGGCCAAAGTATCCGATTTCGGCTATATCGAAAAGGCGCTAAAAGAAAATCAGAATGTCAAAGGACTGTGGATTACTAATCCTAATTACTACGGAATGAGCCAGGATATTTCTGTTTTAGCCGAAATGTGCCATCGAAAGCACGTGCCCTTAATTGTCGATGAAGCGCATGGGGCTCATTTCGGCCAAGCCAATCCCGTCCCCCCTTCCGCTCTCTCAAAAGGAGCGGACATTGTGGTCCAGTCCACTCACAAAATGCTGACAGCTATGACGATGGCATCAATGCTTCATGTCAAGGGGCATTTAGTTTCCCAAAAGCGACTGGCACAAGTGCTGGGAATGCTTCAGTCGACCAGTCCGTCCTATCCGCTTCTAGCTTCTTTAGATTTAGCCAGACGCTATTTAGTTACGAAGGGCCGTTCCTTCCTGCAGGATACTGCTGAAAGACTGGAGAAAAAGCGGCTCGATCTTACCCCTAAATTGAAAACGCTTACTATTTGGGGCGGAAGTGAGGAGGTTGATTATCGTGATCCGCTTAAATGGATTATTTCCTGCCGCAGCCAAGCTGCTACCGGCTATCAATTGCTCGACTTATTTTATCAGCTTGGCTGCACGGCAGAAATCAGCGATCCGCAAAATATTGTCTTTTTATTTTCGATAAACGAACAAGAGAAAGATATGGATCAGGTAGTGAATGCCATCATGGAGCTGGATCACAACTTGAATAAGCAGCAGCTAGTCGAACCCCAGAAACTAACGCATACTATGCTATTTGCAGAAGAGGGTGCGCTTCTTCAGCCGCCCATTTCGCTCGGAGAGGCCTTTCAGATGCCCCGCAAAAAAGTCGCTCTGGAAGACGCAGGCGGAGCTCTTTGCGGAGAAATGATTCTCCCTTATCCTCCAGGTATTCCACTGTTAATACCCGGGGAAGAAATCACAAGTGCTCATATACAAACGATCCGCCAGTTGAAAGAGATGGGCGCATACTTTCAAAGTCCTTCCGATGTAACGCTGAAGTCGATTCTGATTCTCGATCAAACTATTTGA
- a CDS encoding phosphocarrier protein HPr produces the protein MAEKQFNVVADTGIHARPATILVQTASKFNADISLEYNGKTVNLKSIMGVMSLGIPKNAVIKITAEGSEADQAMAALEETMKNEGFAE, from the coding sequence ATGGCAGAAAAACAATTTAACGTAGTAGCAGATACTGGAATCCACGCGCGTCCGGCCACAATATTAGTGCAAACAGCAAGCAAATTTAATGCTGATATTAGCTTAGAGTATAACGGTAAGACCGTTAACTTAAAATCAATTATGGGAGTTATGTCTCTCGGTATCCCGAAAAACGCTGTTATCAAAATTACTGCTGAAGGGTCTGAAGCGGATCAAGCAATGGCTGCTTTAGAAGAAACAATGAAAAACGAAGGATTTGCAGAATAA
- a CDS encoding class I SAM-dependent methyltransferase, with translation MKERNGMSQGNLTALLSAFGRAYHSQNDSPKIFDDAVANDLITEKESAEIKKNLIQGIHFFSKERAQALQNRPDDILKWITQVQLSPTPLARAAYCETVLINELKLGLRQYVILGAGFDTFCFRYPDLSENLEIFEVDHPSMQTLKKERLAKAQLKIPNNLHFIPMDFTQPFSDKELIKQGLKNEKTFYSLLGVSYYLTKDEMKGLLQHLFANIPAGSSIVFDYADEQLFREKGLSNRVENMVKMAAASGEPMKSCFTYAEIEKILEDAGLLVYEHLSPAAINDRFFHNRSDYLTAFETVHYLHAVKKY, from the coding sequence ATGAAGGAGAGAAATGGTATGAGTCAGGGAAATTTGACCGCTTTACTATCCGCTTTTGGCCGCGCTTATCACAGCCAAAATGATTCGCCCAAAATTTTTGATGATGCTGTGGCCAATGACCTCATTACGGAAAAAGAGAGCGCAGAAATTAAAAAGAATTTAATTCAAGGCATACATTTTTTCAGTAAAGAGAGGGCTCAAGCGCTGCAAAACCGTCCAGATGACATTCTAAAGTGGATTACGCAAGTCCAGCTTTCTCCCACTCCCTTGGCGCGAGCAGCCTATTGTGAAACGGTTCTGATAAATGAACTGAAACTGGGACTGCGGCAATACGTGATACTGGGCGCTGGATTCGATACCTTTTGTTTTCGTTATCCCGACCTGAGCGAAAACCTCGAAATATTTGAAGTCGATCATCCATCAATGCAAACACTGAAGAAAGAACGATTAGCCAAGGCACAATTGAAAATCCCAAATAATCTGCACTTTATTCCAATGGATTTTACCCAACCATTCTCTGACAAAGAATTAATCAAACAAGGTCTTAAAAATGAAAAAACCTTTTATAGTCTTTTAGGAGTTTCCTATTATTTAACGAAGGATGAAATGAAGGGGCTGCTGCAGCATTTGTTCGCGAACATTCCAGCAGGCAGCTCGATCGTATTCGATTATGCAGATGAACAGCTATTTCGAGAAAAAGGATTATCCAATCGGGTGGAGAACATGGTCAAGATGGCTGCAGCCAGCGGAGAACCTATGAAATCTTGTTTCACTTATGCTGAAATCGAGAAAATATTAGAGGATGCGGGATTGCTCGTATATGAACATTTATCGCCCGCAGCCATTAATGACCGGTTTTTTCATAATAGATCCGATTATTTAACCGCGTTCGAAACGGTTCATTATCTTCATGCTGTAAAAAAATATTAA
- the glcT gene encoding glucose PTS transporter transcription antiterminator GlcT, whose product MQGSFVVRKALNNNVLIASHAEYDEVVLIGKGIGFGKKNGDPIAPETIEKLFILKSEQEQEQYKQLLNHIDERFIGLMNDVISLIQKRVNAPLNEHIHVALTDHIYFAIKRIQQGMDLKNPFLLETKVMYPHEYTIAAEVIEMINERMEINLPNGEIGFIALHIHSALTAKRISEVNKHSQLIQTIIEMIEHAFHIAIDRDSIYYMRLIRHLHFTIERVKAGERAEEPKKIALLLKEEYPLCYNLSCKIIKVMQQALKLPVYEAEAVYLTMHLQRLVVKTELA is encoded by the coding sequence GTGCAAGGGTCCTTTGTCGTAAGAAAAGCGCTAAATAATAATGTACTCATTGCATCACATGCTGAATATGACGAGGTAGTCCTGATAGGGAAAGGAATCGGCTTCGGCAAAAAAAACGGCGATCCAATCGCACCAGAAACGATAGAAAAGCTCTTCATCTTAAAAAGTGAACAAGAGCAAGAGCAGTACAAGCAATTGCTTAACCATATTGATGAGCGTTTTATTGGGCTCATGAACGATGTGATTTCCCTGATTCAAAAGCGGGTCAATGCCCCGTTGAATGAGCATATCCATGTGGCTCTTACCGATCATATTTATTTTGCGATCAAGCGAATCCAGCAGGGAATGGATCTGAAGAACCCGTTTTTATTAGAGACTAAAGTGATGTACCCGCATGAGTATACAATCGCTGCTGAAGTTATTGAAATGATAAATGAGAGAATGGAGATCAATCTGCCGAATGGAGAAATCGGTTTCATCGCCCTTCATATTCACAGTGCATTGACGGCTAAACGGATTTCAGAGGTGAATAAACATTCACAGCTGATTCAAACGATTATCGAAATGATTGAACATGCATTTCATATTGCTATTGACCGCGATTCTATCTATTATATGAGGCTCATTCGCCATCTCCACTTTACGATCGAGCGGGTGAAAGCAGGGGAGAGAGCAGAGGAACCTAAAAAAATTGCTTTACTCTTGAAAGAGGAATATCCTCTGTGCTATAATTTGTCTTGTAAAATCATTAAGGTGATGCAGCAAGCATTGAAGTTACCCGTTTATGAAGCGGAAGCTGTGTATTTAACAATGCATCTGCAGCGCTTAGTTGTAAAAACTGAATTAGCATAA
- a CDS encoding amidohydrolase, translating into MTKTIYTNGKIYTLDAIHPVVETVVVENGIIVDVGSHNDMMLQWGRRGSHLIDLQGKMATPGLIDSHLHLSGLAFQLLDLDLTGVRSKEEMLKKIREKAKTIAPGKWLIGMGWDENLFNDKMIPDIEELDQAAPHCPIFLKRVCHHAFLVNSMAFKRSGYHSSIPVPKGGEVVLDPVTQKPTGLLLETASNLIVKHIPERTYSELKHGLEQAMSLAIQKGLTSVHTNDPCYLGGFEQTYKLYDTLINREQKGLRCNLLIDYPYLSQLKERGMYTGYGNEKLQIGAIKIFADGALGRRTALLSEPYDDDRENFGEAIHSQEALFEIIKEVRAHLMPIAVHTIGDQALKNVLHILDQFPKVKYRDRLIHVSVLTKELMKQLADPSRIADIQPRFVVSDYPWVKQRIGEKRELYLYAWETLRSFGVVCAGGSDAPIEPVNPLFGIHSAVTRKAPWEHSESWNPKERLSMVDAVRLFTIGGAFAVNEELKKGTISRGKLADMTVYSKDLFALEHPDELLSTEVEMTIIDGKIQA; encoded by the coding sequence ATGACAAAAACTATTTATACAAATGGGAAAATATACACGCTTGATGCCATTCATCCGGTGGTGGAAACAGTTGTGGTTGAAAACGGGATCATTGTGGATGTCGGTTCGCATAATGATATGATGCTGCAATGGGGGAGAAGAGGATCACATCTCATCGATTTACAGGGAAAAATGGCAACTCCTGGCTTAATTGACAGTCATCTTCATCTTTCCGGTCTGGCTTTTCAGCTTTTAGACCTCGATTTAACAGGCGTTCGATCCAAAGAAGAGATGCTGAAGAAAATTAGAGAAAAAGCTAAAACGATTGCGCCGGGAAAGTGGTTGATCGGTATGGGGTGGGATGAGAATCTCTTTAATGACAAGATGATTCCCGATATTGAAGAATTAGATCAAGCTGCCCCTCATTGTCCAATCTTTCTAAAAAGGGTTTGTCATCACGCTTTTTTAGTGAATAGTATGGCGTTTAAAAGGAGCGGTTATCATTCTTCCATCCCGGTGCCAAAGGGAGGGGAGGTTGTGCTTGATCCGGTGACACAAAAACCGACAGGGCTCCTTCTTGAGACAGCTTCCAACCTGATTGTTAAGCATATTCCAGAGCGAACCTACAGCGAATTAAAGCATGGGCTAGAACAAGCGATGAGTTTGGCGATCCAAAAGGGCTTAACGAGTGTTCATACTAACGATCCCTGCTATTTAGGCGGTTTCGAGCAAACGTATAAATTGTATGATACATTGATTAACCGGGAACAAAAAGGCTTGCGATGCAATCTTTTGATTGATTATCCCTATCTTTCTCAATTAAAAGAAAGAGGGATGTATACAGGATACGGGAATGAAAAGCTGCAAATAGGCGCGATCAAAATATTTGCGGATGGTGCGCTTGGCAGACGAACGGCTCTGCTGTCCGAGCCTTATGATGATGACCGGGAAAACTTTGGAGAGGCCATACACAGTCAGGAAGCTTTATTTGAGATCATAAAAGAGGTCAGGGCGCATCTGATGCCAATCGCTGTACATACAATTGGCGATCAGGCTTTAAAGAATGTGCTGCACATACTGGACCAATTTCCAAAAGTCAAGTATCGGGACCGATTGATACATGTATCTGTCCTTACCAAAGAGTTAATGAAGCAGCTGGCGGATCCTAGCCGAATTGCCGACATTCAGCCAAGGTTTGTCGTTAGTGATTATCCATGGGTTAAGCAAAGGATCGGAGAGAAAAGAGAGCTGTATTTGTATGCATGGGAAACATTACGGTCTTTTGGGGTTGTATGCGCCGGCGGATCTGATGCACCGATCGAACCGGTGAACCCATTGTTTGGTATTCATTCTGCTGTCACTCGAAAAGCCCCGTGGGAACACAGCGAAAGCTGGAACCCCAAAGAGAGATTATCAATGGTTGATGCAGTCCGGCTGTTTACGATCGGCGGTGCCTTTGCTGTCAATGAAGAACTTAAAAAAGGGACGATCTCACGGGGAAAATTAGCGGATATGACCGTTTATTCAAAGGATCTTTTCGCTTTGGAACATCCTGATGAGCTGTTAAGCACCGAAGTGGAGATGACGATTATAGACGGAAAAATACAAGCTTGA
- a CDS encoding APC family permease: protein MKQRAAFKRQLSFIDLTLIGVGSIIGSSWLFASLFAAQVAGPSAFLSWLIGAVASYFIALTLAELGGALPRTGGIVRYPAYSHGPLIGYLNSFMAFIGYSVVAGLEAVAVRSYASGWWPALGEQNPTVLGWVVQAALLSIFFWINFRGVKSLGKVNNVITFIKFAVPLLTIIVLLSFFKAENFSSHGFATSGVSGILSAVSTTGIIFAFMGFQNIVLFSSEVKNPSRVIPQALFSALFLSACIYALLQISFVGAIPAEDLSKGWAALEIASPFVELVTILGIGWLAKLIMADAVISPGGTGNIYLAATARQIYAWSRNGTFFRIFSRVDENSGVPRLALWLAFFMSLFWTLPFPSWQMLVQISSAAGILTFSMLPVAVTAFRRTAPDLKRPFRVRGVNIVAPIAYIVSSLIIYWVGWETLSWLLSLLVMVFALYCAGFRRRFISNIPFSQQLRSTWWFMYYVSGMFILSFAGTFGGIGVLPAPWDAAMVAIHSLVSFYLGVVSATPAPVLLDDEEEVECHAEQISVECPKEDIKTSGVK, encoded by the coding sequence ATGAAACAGCGAGCCGCATTTAAACGACAGTTGAGTTTCATAGATCTAACACTTATCGGAGTGGGTTCTATCATCGGGTCAAGTTGGCTCTTTGCTTCCTTGTTTGCTGCTCAGGTGGCCGGTCCTTCGGCTTTTCTCTCATGGTTGATTGGTGCCGTGGCCAGCTACTTTATTGCTTTAACGCTTGCTGAACTGGGAGGGGCTCTTCCGCGTACAGGAGGGATTGTGCGTTATCCAGCTTATTCACACGGCCCTCTCATCGGCTATCTCAATAGCTTTATGGCTTTTATTGGTTACTCCGTTGTCGCTGGTTTAGAGGCGGTAGCTGTAAGAAGCTATGCGAGTGGGTGGTGGCCGGCTTTAGGGGAGCAAAATCCGACAGTGTTGGGCTGGGTTGTACAAGCCGCTTTACTTAGTATCTTCTTCTGGATTAATTTTCGGGGAGTTAAATCATTGGGTAAAGTTAATAATGTGATTACATTTATTAAGTTTGCTGTACCGCTTTTAACTATTATTGTGCTATTAAGCTTTTTTAAAGCGGAAAACTTCAGCAGTCATGGTTTTGCGACTTCAGGAGTCAGTGGAATTCTATCAGCGGTTTCAACCACTGGGATTATTTTTGCTTTTATGGGATTTCAAAATATTGTTTTATTCTCTTCAGAGGTCAAAAACCCTTCACGTGTAATTCCGCAGGCTCTTTTTTCTGCTTTATTCCTCTCAGCCTGTATTTATGCGCTGCTGCAAATTAGCTTTGTTGGAGCTATTCCTGCAGAAGATCTGTCCAAAGGATGGGCTGCATTAGAAATAGCTTCACCCTTTGTGGAGCTAGTGACTATTTTAGGCATTGGATGGCTGGCAAAACTTATCATGGCAGATGCGGTAATCTCCCCAGGGGGAACAGGAAATATTTATCTTGCAGCCACTGCCCGGCAAATTTATGCATGGTCTAGAAACGGGACATTTTTCCGTATTTTTTCTCGAGTGGATGAGAACAGCGGAGTCCCAAGATTGGCGCTTTGGCTGGCTTTTTTCATGTCGCTTTTTTGGACTCTTCCGTTCCCTTCCTGGCAAATGCTTGTTCAAATTAGTTCAGCTGCAGGAATTTTAACCTTCTCTATGCTGCCTGTTGCAGTGACTGCCTTCCGACGGACAGCTCCTGACTTAAAAAGGCCCTTTCGAGTAAGAGGGGTTAATATAGTTGCCCCTATTGCTTATATCGTTTCCTCATTAATTATTTACTGGGTGGGATGGGAGACTCTTTCTTGGCTGCTCTCTTTACTGGTAATGGTTTTCGCTCTATATTGTGCAGGCTTTAGAAGAAGATTCATCTCAAATATTCCATTTTCTCAACAGCTTCGCTCGACGTGGTGGTTTATGTACTATGTCTCTGGCATGTTCATTCTCAGTTTTGCCGGCACATTTGGCGGAATAGGGGTATTGCCGGCACCGTGGGATGCAGCCATGGTCGCCATTCACTCCCTTGTATCCTTTTATCTCGGAGTAGTCAGCGCCACACCTGCCCCTGTTTTGCTAGACGATGAAGAGGAAGTAGAATGTCATGCAGAGCAAATCTCTGTTGAATGTCCGAAGGAAGACATAAAAACGTCTGGCGTAAAGTGA
- a CDS encoding YrvL family regulatory protein, producing MDDHRQVKGETWRTKVFVIAVISLLIAGSVAFVLSIIYFGVLGLFSLLGIEFDSLWSLFLFVLFYFLIGIIGDFIVIALSVLMSKSYNWSRWQIKTGQFIFSFLVNWAIVSLLNTCMDSIHLQFITEMVLSLIFAIIDVAMESDEE from the coding sequence ATGGATGATCATCGCCAGGTTAAGGGCGAAACATGGAGGACAAAGGTATTTGTGATTGCGGTAATTTCTTTACTGATAGCAGGGTCCGTCGCTTTTGTGCTGTCCATTATTTATTTTGGCGTTCTCGGTTTATTTAGCTTATTAGGGATTGAGTTTGACTCTCTCTGGTCATTGTTTTTGTTTGTTCTTTTTTATTTCCTTATAGGAATTATAGGGGATTTTATCGTAATAGCATTGAGCGTGCTGATGAGCAAGTCTTACAATTGGTCCAGATGGCAAATAAAGACCGGTCAATTCATTTTCTCATTTTTAGTAAACTGGGCGATCGTTTCACTATTAAATACTTGCATGGACTCTATTCATTTGCAATTTATCACAGAAATGGTTTTATCTCTCATTTTTGCGATAATAGACGTGGCGATGGAGTCTGACGAAGAATAA
- a CDS encoding sigma-54 interaction domain-containing protein, which yields MINKKADANEVLQAILSTIDEGIHAVNARGITIFYNHVAAKHDGLEDEEVLGKHLLNVFPSLSAETSTLLKVCQTGEPIYNQPQSYYNMRGILIDTVNTTLPIKVNHQLVGAVEIAKDFTRIKQLSEKLLDLQAKAKTATPSKKTAGSQSKANYQMTDILTNDAVFNQLKRQALKAAATSSPILIYGETGTGKELLVQSIHNASSRRMRPFIAQNCAAIPSSLLESILFGTAKGSYTGAVDRPGLFELAEGGTLFLDELNSMPLDVQAKLLRVLQNGEFRRVGGIKELTADVRMIAALNEPAERVLREKTLRTDLYYRLNVIHLRIPPLRERKDDIPLLMNHFIQKYNFHFGKLVTQASEEVKELFTKYDWPGNVRELEHAVESAMNMADGDVIRKEHLPYTMTESHFKICSNEENVIQPLRQALKDTEKALIQKALKETNGNIQQAARLLKIPRQTLQYKLIKLNL from the coding sequence ATGATTAATAAAAAAGCGGACGCCAATGAGGTGCTGCAAGCCATCTTAAGCACGATTGATGAAGGAATTCATGCAGTAAATGCAAGAGGCATCACCATTTTCTATAATCACGTGGCCGCTAAACATGATGGGTTAGAGGATGAGGAGGTTCTCGGCAAACATCTATTAAATGTCTTTCCTTCTTTATCCGCAGAAACAAGCACGTTACTGAAAGTATGTCAAACCGGAGAGCCTATATACAATCAGCCTCAATCCTACTATAATATGCGCGGCATCTTGATTGACACCGTGAACACAACCTTACCCATTAAAGTAAACCATCAGCTGGTTGGAGCGGTGGAAATTGCTAAGGATTTCACAAGGATTAAACAATTGTCCGAAAAATTGTTAGATTTGCAGGCGAAGGCCAAAACAGCCACCCCCTCGAAAAAGACTGCCGGCAGCCAAAGCAAAGCGAACTACCAAATGACGGATATCCTGACAAATGATGCTGTGTTTAATCAATTAAAAAGACAAGCGCTGAAAGCGGCCGCCACTTCTTCTCCTATCTTAATTTATGGCGAAACAGGAACAGGCAAGGAATTGCTTGTTCAATCGATTCACAATGCTTCTTCCCGCCGGATGAGGCCCTTTATCGCTCAAAATTGTGCAGCGATTCCCTCCTCTCTGCTGGAAAGCATTTTGTTTGGTACGGCAAAAGGCAGCTACACAGGAGCGGTGGACCGGCCCGGTCTGTTTGAATTAGCAGAAGGCGGAACGTTATTTTTAGACGAATTGAATTCCATGCCTCTTGATGTCCAAGCCAAGCTGCTGCGCGTGCTGCAAAATGGCGAGTTCCGCAGAGTCGGGGGCATAAAGGAATTGACGGCAGACGTGCGCATGATCGCTGCACTCAATGAACCGGCAGAGCGGGTCTTGCGTGAGAAAACATTGCGGACTGACCTTTACTATCGTTTAAATGTCATTCATCTCCGCATTCCGCCGCTAAGAGAGCGGAAAGACGATATTCCACTGTTAATGAACCATTTTATTCAAAAATACAACTTTCACTTTGGCAAGCTGGTTACGCAAGCTTCTGAAGAAGTAAAGGAACTGTTCACGAAGTACGATTGGCCCGGCAATGTCCGCGAACTGGAGCATGCAGTTGAATCCGCAATGAATATGGCGGATGGGGATGTCATCAGAAAGGAACATCTCCCCTACACGATGACCGAAAGCCATTTCAAAATATGCAGCAATGAAGAGAACGTGATCCAGCCGCTGCGTCAGGCTCTTAAGGATACAGAGAAAGCCTTAATACAAAAAGCGCTCAAAGAAACAAACGGCAATATTCAACAAGCAGCCCGTTTGTTAAAAATCCCCAGGCAAACACTGCAATATAAATTAATCAAATTAAATTTATAA
- the ptsG gene encoding glucose-specific PTS transporter subunit IIBC, with the protein MFKKLFGALQKVGKALMLPVAILPAAGILLGVGTALQNPLLIERFPVLGAEWFQLVANVLAQAGDIIFANLSLLFAVGVAVGLAGDGVAGIAAIVGYLIMNKTMSAILIETGKLDPAMIGKDPAFASILGIPTLQTGVFGGIIVGVLAASMYNRFFKIELPQYLGFFAGKRFVPIVTGVSAIILGVVLIFVWPPIQDGLNAFSQNMLGASPTISAFIFGLIERSLIPFGLHHIFYSPFWFEFGEYVNKAGEVIRGDQKIFFAQLKDGVELTAGTFMAGKFPFMMFGLPAAALAMYHEARPEHKKYVAGIMGSAALTSFLTGITEPLEFTFLFVAPVLFAIHAVFAGLSFMMMQLLNVKIGMTFSGGVIDFMLFGVMQNRTDWWLVIPVGLVLAVIYYFGFRFAIRKFNLKTPGREVKEEQGEDAGTAGAGELPRNILEALGGQANITNLDACITRLRVSVKDVKHVDKERLKKLGASGVLEVGNNIQAIFGPKSDTLKDQIKDIMEGRTPVAAKEPEVSEHETATPAEMSGSVNDLVSPIKGEIVPLSEVPDQVFSQKLMGDGFAVVPSEGKVVAPADGKIVTTFPTKHAIGMETASGRELLIHFGIDTVNLKGEGFDLLVSQGDEVKKGQEILKVDLDYVKKHAPSVMTPIIFTNLQADEKINIVKQGHVNSGEENIVTISK; encoded by the coding sequence ATGTTTAAAAAGCTTTTCGGTGCATTACAAAAAGTCGGAAAAGCATTAATGCTCCCTGTAGCCATTTTGCCAGCGGCGGGTATTCTGCTTGGTGTAGGGACAGCTCTGCAAAACCCTTTGCTGATTGAACGTTTTCCAGTGCTTGGAGCAGAGTGGTTTCAATTGGTAGCTAACGTGCTCGCACAAGCTGGAGATATCATTTTCGCCAACTTATCGCTCTTATTTGCGGTAGGGGTGGCAGTTGGTTTAGCGGGCGATGGCGTTGCAGGGATTGCAGCTATTGTGGGATATCTCATCATGAACAAAACGATGAGTGCGATCCTGATCGAAACAGGAAAATTGGACCCAGCGATGATCGGCAAAGACCCGGCCTTTGCGAGTATCTTGGGAATCCCAACTCTGCAAACAGGGGTCTTTGGAGGCATCATCGTCGGGGTATTGGCTGCATCCATGTATAATCGTTTCTTTAAAATTGAATTGCCCCAATACTTGGGATTCTTTGCAGGCAAACGTTTTGTGCCCATTGTTACAGGGGTGTCTGCTATTATTCTCGGGGTTGTCCTGATCTTCGTGTGGCCGCCGATCCAGGATGGATTGAATGCATTTTCGCAAAATATGCTCGGGGCCAGCCCGACAATATCCGCATTTATTTTCGGACTGATCGAGCGTTCCCTTATTCCTTTTGGACTGCACCACATCTTCTATTCACCGTTCTGGTTTGAATTTGGCGAGTATGTGAATAAAGCAGGAGAAGTCATTCGTGGTGACCAGAAAATCTTTTTCGCACAGCTTAAAGACGGTGTGGAATTGACGGCGGGTACATTCATGGCAGGAAAATTCCCGTTCATGATGTTCGGTTTGCCGGCAGCGGCACTGGCTATGTATCATGAAGCGCGGCCTGAGCATAAAAAATATGTAGCGGGCATCATGGGATCGGCTGCATTAACATCCTTCCTAACAGGTATTACAGAGCCGCTTGAATTTACGTTCTTGTTCGTAGCACCCGTTTTATTTGCCATTCACGCCGTGTTCGCCGGATTGTCATTCATGATGATGCAGCTGTTAAATGTTAAAATAGGTATGACGTTCTCCGGCGGTGTGATTGACTTTATGCTATTCGGTGTAATGCAAAACCGTACCGATTGGTGGCTAGTTATTCCGGTAGGATTAGTGCTTGCTGTCATTTATTATTTCGGTTTCCGCTTTGCGATCCGCAAATTTAACCTGAAAACGCCGGGGCGTGAAGTGAAAGAAGAGCAAGGCGAAGACGCAGGCACTGCAGGAGCGGGAGAGCTTCCGCGCAATATACTTGAAGCGCTAGGCGGACAAGCCAATATCACGAATTTAGACGCATGTATCACACGTCTGCGTGTATCTGTGAAGGATGTGAAGCATGTCGATAAAGAGCGTTTGAAAAAATTGGGTGCTTCAGGTGTCCTTGAAGTAGGGAATAACATTCAAGCAATCTTTGGACCTAAATCCGACACATTAAAGGATCAAATCAAAGACATCATGGAAGGGCGTACGCCAGTTGCGGCAAAAGAGCCGGAAGTTTCGGAACATGAGACCGCCACACCGGCAGAAATGAGCGGTTCTGTAAATGATCTAGTTTCTCCAATTAAAGGAGAGATTGTCCCGCTTTCTGAAGTGCCGGACCAAGTGTTTTCCCAAAAATTAATGGGAGACGGCTTTGCTGTTGTTCCGTCAGAAGGCAAGGTAGTCGCACCAGCAGACGGCAAAATCGTTACCACATTTCCGACCAAGCATGCCATTGGAATGGAAACGGCGAGCGGCCGCGAGCTTTTAATTCATTTTGGGATTGATACAGTGAATTTAAAAGGGGAAGGCTTTGATTTGCTGGTGTCTCAAGGAGACGAAGTGAAAAAAGGTCAGGAGATCTTGAAGGTTGATCTGGATTATGTGAAAAAACATGCGCCTTCCGTGATGACGCCGATCATTTTCACTAATCTGCAAGCTGATGAAAAAATCAATATTGTAAAGCAAGGTCATGTTAATAGTGGAGAAGAAAACATCGTAACTATTTCAAAGTAG